In Streptomyces sp. HUAS ZL42, the DNA window GACTTCCGCCGCCAGGCGATCACCATGCTGGAGTCGATGGGCATCTCGGTCGAGTTCTCCCACCACGAGGGCGCCCCCGGCCAGCAGGAGATCGACCTGCGGTACGCCGACGCCCTGTCCACAGCGGACAACGTCATGACGTTCCGCCTGGTCATGAAGCAGGTGGCGCTGGAGCAGGGCGTCCAGGCGACGTTCATGCCGAAGCCGTTCTCCGAGCACCCCGGCTCGGGCATGCACACGCACCTCTCCCTCTTCGAGGGCGACCGCAACGCGTTCTACGAGTCCGGCGCCGAGTACCAGCTCTCCAAGGTCGGCCGCTCCTTCATCGCCGGCCTGCTGCGGCACGCGGCGGAGACCTCGGCCGTCACCAACCAGTGGGTCAACTCCTACAAGCGCATCTGGGGCGGCTCCGAGCGCACCGCGGGCGCCGGCGGCGAGGCCCCGTCCTACATCTGCTGGGGCCACAACAACCGCTCGGCCCTGGTCCGCGTCCCGATGTACAAGCCCGGCAAGACCGGCTCCGCGCGCGTGGAGGTCCGCTCCCTCGACTCCGGCGCCAACCCGTACCTGGCGTACGCGGTGATGCTGGCCGCCGGCCTCAAGGGCATCGAGGAGGGCTACGAGCTCCCGCCCGGCGCCGAGGACGACGTCTGGGCCCTCTCCGACGCGGAGCGCCGCGCGATGGGCATCGAGCCGCTGCCGCAGAACCTCGGCGAGGCGCTGACGCTGATGGAACGCAGCGATCTTGTCGCCGAGACGCTCGGCGAGCACGTCTTCGACTTCTTCCTGCGCAACAAGCGGCAGGAGTGGGAGGAGTACCGGTCCGAGGTGACCGCGTTCGAGCTTCGGAAGAATCTGCCTGTGCTGTAACGGTTCGTTCGCCGTTGGGGCGTGGGGTCGCGTTGACGGCCCCGCGCCCCTGAAGGGGCGCTACTGAGCCGCCAGTTTCGCCAGTACCTGGTGGAGTGGCTCCGTCAGTCGTCGCTTGTACTCCTGGATCGCCCAGCCGTTGCCGTCCGGGTCCTTGAAGTACATGAACGTGGCGCCGTCCTGGGGTGCGAACTGCTGGGGCTCGGTCACCTCGAGGCCGCGGGACTTGAGCTCCTCGTAGGCCGCCTTGGCGTCCGTCACGCAGAGTTGCATGCCGTGGTACGTGCCCGGCTGCGGTGTGCCCGTCGGGACCCTCAGTCCGTCCACCAGGGCGATGGAACAGCCCGAACCCGGCGGTGTCAGCTGGACGATCCGGACCCCGGGCATCACCTCGCCGTCGAGGTCGACGTGGAAGCCGACCTTGTCGCGATAGAACTCCTTGGCCCGGTCCACGTCGGAGACCGGCAGCAGGATCACTTCGAGGCTCATGTCCATGGCGTGACTCCCTTGTCGACGTCAGTCGAACCGCCAGCGCGTCTGGCTGAACGGCTCCCCCTTACCGAAGCCGAAAACCGTGCGCGGCGCCACCGCGAAGACGGCGGCGTGGCCAGGACCGTGGTGGAAATAGCCATCCCGTACCTCGAAGTGCCAGAAACCGCCGTACTTCGCCTCCCACGCCGCGGCCAGCTCGCGCAGCCTGCCGTCGTCGGACACGCGCGCAGCCTCGCCCTCCACCACCAGGTCGTAGCCCTTGTTCCAGGTGCCGGTGCCGGTGGTCAGCACGACCTGCGGGTTCTCCGCGAGGTTGCGTGCCTTGCGCTTCTCCGGCCCGGTGCAGAAGTGCAGGGCGCCGTGCGCCCAGACCGCGGGCAGCGGTGATGGGGGTCCCCCCATGCCTTCAGGGCTATGGGGGAATGCGGCCGCCCGTCCGGTCGTACCGTCGAGATCCAGAACAGCTCGGCCTCGGCGAGCAGGGCCTCGGCCTCGGGCCAAGGGGTGGCGGTGGCTGACGTGTCGCTGTAACGGGGGTCGAGAAGGGTCTCGGGTTCGTTGTCGGGCATCGGCCGACCTCCTGTCGTGTCCCTACGACAGGGCAGACCCTCCGGGCCTGCGGAACTCATCGCCGCACGCCGCGGCGCTCCTCCCAGGTACTGCGGTTACGCTCGAGCGGGTACGACCTTGATCCGACGGGAGACGGGGCATGACGGCGCCGGGGCGCAGGAGCAGTACGTTCAGCAGGCTGCTGCGGCACGGTTTCACCGATCCCTCGGCCGCCGAGCGGCTGCTGGAGAGCGCGGAGCTCGCCACTGTTCGCAACGACCCGGTGCTCCTCGAGGCGCTCGGCGCGACCGCCGATCCGGATCTCGCCCTGCACGGTCTCGTACGGCTCCTCGAGGCGCAGCGGGAACCGGTCGCACGCCGCGAGCTGCTCGACACGCTGATAGCGGCCAAGCCGCTGCGCGACCGGCTGCTCGGGGTGCTCGGCGCCTCCGCCGCGCTCGCCGACCACCTGGCGCGGCACCCGAGCGACTGGCAGGCGCTCGTCATGTACGAGCCGCGCGACCTGCATCCGGGGGTGGACGAGTTCGAACGCGGGCTCGCCGCGGCCGTCGACCCGGTGTCCCTGCGCGTCGCCTACCGGCGCTGTCTGCTGTCCATCGCCGCCCGAGACGTGTGCGGCACCACCGACGTCGCCGAGACCGCCGCCGAACTAGCCGACCTCGCCACCGCGACCCTGCGCGCCGCCCTCGCCATCGCCCGCGCCGCCGCGCCCGACGACGCCGCGCTGTGCCGGCTGGCGGTCATCGCGATGGGCAAGTGCGGGGGCCACGAGCTCAACTACGTGTCCGACGTCGATGTGATCTTCGTGGGCGAGGCCGCCGAAGGGGCCGACGAGGGCAAGGCACTGCGCGCCGCGACCAAACTGGCCTCGCACATGATGCGGGTGTGCTCCGAGACCACCGTCGAGGGGTCCATCTGGCCCGTCGACGCCAATCTGCGGCCCGAGGGCAGAAACGGTCCGCTGGTGCGCACGCTCAGCAGCCATCTCGCCTACTACCAGCGCTGGGCCAAGACCTGGGAGTTCCAGGCGCTGCTCAAGGCCCGCCCCGTGGCCGGCGACATCGAGCTGGGCGAGGAGTACATCGCCGCGCTCGAACCGATGGTGTGGAAGGCCGCCGAGCGCGAGAACTTCGTCACCGACGTGCAGAAGATGCGGCGGCGGGTGGTCGAGAACATCCCCGCCGCCGAGATCGAGCGCGAGCTCAAGCTCGGCCCCGGGGGACTGCGCGACGTCGAGTTCGCCGTGCAGCTGCTGCAGTTGGTGCACGGGCGGACGGACGCCTCGCT includes these proteins:
- the glnA gene encoding type I glutamate--ammonia ligase encodes the protein MDKQQEFVLRTLEERDIRFVRLWFTDVLGFLKSVAVAPAELEQAFDEGIGFDGSAIEGFARVYESDMIAKPDPSTFQVLPWRAEAPGTARMFCDILMPDGSPSFADPRYVLKRALARASDLGFTFYTHPEIEFFLLKDKPVDGTRPTPADNSGYFDHTPQNVGMDFRRQAITMLESMGISVEFSHHEGAPGQQEIDLRYADALSTADNVMTFRLVMKQVALEQGVQATFMPKPFSEHPGSGMHTHLSLFEGDRNAFYESGAEYQLSKVGRSFIAGLLRHAAETSAVTNQWVNSYKRIWGGSERTAGAGGEAPSYICWGHNNRSALVRVPMYKPGKTGSARVEVRSLDSGANPYLAYAVMLAAGLKGIEEGYELPPGAEDDVWALSDAERRAMGIEPLPQNLGEALTLMERSDLVAETLGEHVFDFFLRNKRQEWEEYRSEVTAFELRKNLPVL
- a CDS encoding VOC family protein translates to MDMSLEVILLPVSDVDRAKEFYRDKVGFHVDLDGEVMPGVRIVQLTPPGSGCSIALVDGLRVPTGTPQPGTYHGMQLCVTDAKAAYEELKSRGLEVTEPQQFAPQDGATFMYFKDPDGNGWAIQEYKRRLTEPLHQVLAKLAAQ